The Zingiber officinale cultivar Zhangliang chromosome 2A, Zo_v1.1, whole genome shotgun sequence genomic sequence TGTTTTCAATGATTTCTGGTGAATATGCTgaataatatttatcaaaattataaGGATGATGGTACTGGACGTGTGTTTGTTGTTGGAGCTCGAGGTGCTACAGGATTGGTGTTAACTGTTGCTAGTGAAGTCTTTGAGGAATCAGGGAGGTCATTGGCACGGGGGACACTTGACTATTTGCAGGGCCTTAAGGTTTGTGATAATTTCTTTTTGAATGTCTTACCACTACACAGGTTGTTTTATGTTGAAACCATGTAGGTTTTATTATAGATGCTTGGAGTTAAGCGAACTGAAAAAATTCTTCCTACTGGGACTGCATTAACTGTTGTTGGTGAGGTAAATAACTCCTTTGATATTTGTGATCATCTACTGTTTTAGAAGAAGTTTTTTTGTTGATCAAAAGGGTATTTTTACTAGAGTAAACATTTGCCCTGTCTTAAATCATCATAATATGGTGTTTTACATGAATTCCTAATCGCGTAGTATTCTCACACCCTTGGTGTTTTTTGTTTCTCTAAATAGGCAGCAAAAGATGATGCTGGAAAAATAAGGATACAGAGACCGGACAAAGGTCCATTTTACATCTCCCCTAAGAATATTGATCAGTTAATTGCAAATTTAGGGAAATGGGCTAGGTGAGTTTTGCTCCATTAAGTACattttatttgtaaaaaaaaattgattgtgTGTTGAGTAGGACAGTAGGAATCACTAATAATCAACCTGTGCCACAGATGGTATCATATTGCTTCTACTGGATTCACAGTTGTTGCCATCTTTCTGCTTGCAAAGCATGCACTTCAGCATGTGCTTGAGAAAAGGCGACGTTGGGAATTGCAGAAAAGGTTTATTCTTAAACATAGTAATTATTTGGTCAAAGTGATATTATATTCGATTTCTTGTATAGCTTTGCTGTTAAACACTCAAAGAAACAGGCTTATTGTTCCCAAATATACTGTCATATGGTTAGCGCTTCTTATGCTCTTATTTGATCAACAGTTATCAGTCTCAAAGAATATGTTATATATATAGGAAAATTGGTCGGTAGTCTCattcttatttttcctattttgtaATAGTTAGACTATATTTtattattgacaactcattttggttctagtttcctttttcttttatggtATTATTATGCTTTGTGCAGGGttcttgctgctgctgctgcacgGCAAGCATGCAATTCTGAAGGTAGGTATTTCAAAGTTAACTTACTAACCAGTGTTGAGATAATAACATTGCCTTTGTGTTTTCCTAGGATTGAATCAAGAGTCTGAAAAAGAGCCAGATAATATGAACAAAAATCTGGCATTAGACATATGTGTGATCTGCCTTGAGCAAGAATACAATGCTGTTTTTGTCCCGTAAGCATGTTACATAAAGAGTTTCTTTTCTTATTCAAATAACTTCAATTAATCTGTTAAGCTTCCAATTTGGGTAATTTGTTCGTGCTTCATTTGATGTTTTTAATAACTTTCTCTTGTTGTTGGAAGATTACTTTTCACATTTTGATTGTATTTCACACTCCTAGCCTCTTGAGCGCCAGCAAAGGCAGCATTCTCccattcacatgatttttctcatTTTTTGGGTTGAAAAGCAGTTGAGACTTGAGAGCATATAAAACCTTTCTTCTAAGTGAATGCTTTTAACACACATGGGGTTTTCATACAGAGTATTCCTCGTTCCCTTGTATCGAGTCTTGAAAATAAAACTTTGTCATTTTTAGAACTTCATATTTGGTGTCTCAGGTCACGTGCGACCTTTGTTACTTGGAGTCAAGTATTACCCTTGTTTTTCATATCCCATGACATTACCTTAGTAAGAGTTAACAAGCTGGATGCCTAGATCTCTTTTTTTCTTTGTTCTTTCTTGATAAAGTGATTTCCTTGACATCAAGGTCCATACCCACATCACATTCATAACTTAGTTTAGTTTGATTAAGATGTAGGTGTTCCCTTCGAGACGTGCTGACTTGTTTGTCCATGGAGGACTCGATCAGTCAAGAAGGGAAGCCATTTAATCTAAAGACACTAACTAGGAGTCTGGAGGCTAAATCTGTTGGTATTATCgaattatattttgtatataatgCTGTCCATTAGGTAGACATGAGTACTCAACTAAGTTTTATAGGGGATGTGGAATAGTGTAAATAATGCGATAGCCAGTGTGTAGTTGACATACAATAATGGATTTCACTCCCTGGTAATACTTATGAAAATTGAAGTATATTGCACGACAAAAAAGTATAAGACTGAGTTTGATTCGCAGCTACCAAGTTTCGACAATCGCCTAGTTGAAATACTTCAGTTTTGAAATCCCTAGAAACTTTCATGAAACTTAAATGGTATTTCACGTGACCAAAAAATTTACAACGCTGTGATTTGTAAGGCTATGCGATTACAGTAGTTGCTGTCTTGTAGAATTCAAAGAAAATGAAACTCAACCTGTCATCATGATATCTGTTTATATGCCATTACTTTTGTCGTTCGAAGATTTTGAGTACCTCTCTATTATTTGTTatataaagttaaatttttttcttatactCACTTGCGATGATAAAATATCAATTGAAAATAATATTCTATCAAAATTGACTGAAATGACAGTTGTATGTTTGATGTTTTATAGGGAGAATACTAAACTAAGGTTTAAGGTGACTTATGAtacactagtttttttttttttgaaaatatgccAAATTGTGTTGTACTTTCGATATGAATAACAAGGGGTCAACTGCAATACAATCCCAAGTTAACCAGCAATTACTAACATGTTTTCGAGTTCATAAATTTCCTGAGGGTAAGACCTGGCCAAATTATGTAACTAGTATtgttgttgaagtatgatggaagaAAATTCCACTTATCCTCAAATCTTCTACATATGTCTAACATTGGTTTGAATGTTTCAGGTGTGGTCACATGTGTTGCTGCGTCACATGCTCCGTGCACCTAACAAGCTGCCCGCTGTGTCGCAAACGAATCGATCAAGCCATCAAGACCTTTCGCCATTGATCCACGATATGAAAGCTCAGCCATTCCATGCCATTCTTCAAAGAGAGATTCTCCAATGCCAGTTCTGACCTTTACTTCTCAGCTTTGTGCTCCGAGTTCAACCACAAGTAGCATTAGGAGGAAATCACACATTTTTTTAGTAAATGGTGGTTGAAATTTGATGGACCGATCAAATTGGTTAATGTGTGTAAATTAGTTCAACAAATGAATATATTTGTAGAGAGTAGGATATTTATACACACCTTAGTATCCTCTAATTAACTTCACTCAACTTTAGTTTCTAGATAAGTTCTTAAGTTTTGTACCaatcatttttctatttattaactTCACTCATCTTTATTTTTGGAAGATATGTTGCCTTCCGAATTATGGTACAATGATGAGAATATTCAGTGATGAGGATGTTTAGTTATCTTTCAAGTATTTATGATTTGATTTTTAACTCCGATGTATTTATAGGAAAATTCCAAATAAAACTTATAACTAAGACATATAATttaatacaaatatatttttttctctatCCATGAATACTTGGATCTACGACCTAAAATTTTCTATTAAAGTTAACTTCATTACATGaatatattttaaagtatttacgtaattttcaaatattttttctctattttttttaatgtgcATGTAAAATTAACAATCGCAACGTTGGAACAGCCTCCTGGGCCGCCGTCTGTTCAAAAAAATTCAAACCGCGTCGAGTAGACCGGCGCTCCGAACCTGACGCCGAGCAGGAGAAATATCTAGGCCCGCTTCCCGATCCAACGGTCCACAGAAATTTGACGCCGCATCCTTGGACGGCTCAGATTCTCCGTACCGAGTCTAAGGTAGTACCACCCGACGGTGACGGAGTCACGAAAACGTCAAACTCAGACGCACTTCTCTGCTTCTCGGAACGAGCGGTCCGAAGCTTCTCCGAGAAGACTCCTCCCCTCCTTGCTCATCCCCGGACCCGATCTCTGTGTTTGCGGACGGTCGGGGTTGGGATCTCGGCGTGATCTGTGTGGTCTTCGATCTCTTGGTGCGTTTTTTTTTCCTGCTTAGGAGGAGTCGGATCCGGAGGCGGCATGGAGGGCTTGATTTCGTTGGTGAATAAGCTCCAGAGGGCTTGCACGGCTCTAGGTGACCACGGGGAGGATAACGCCCTCCCGACACTGTGGGACTCGCTTCCGACGATCGCCGTCGTCGGTGGACAGGTAAGCTCTAGACACATACTGGATCCCGCTTTCCTTAGGATCGTTGCCTTTGTGCTGCTCTTTGAATGCGAAATCAGTTTTCGTACTGCATGAGCTCTGAGATCGGACCATCGCGGCGGGTGACTGGGATGTGAGCTAGATTTGAGCCGAAGGATCTCGCCTTTGTGCCTGTCCCAGTTGCTCCGCTGATGTAGATTGTTGAAGTCTGCTTTGAAATCAACATAAAAAATATGTTGtggcaaaatttaaatttaggatTTTCAAGCTTAGACCGATTCTCATATGGAATTATAGCTCAAAACACCCCAAAAATGTGAAGTTTCAGAGATCTATAGCCAATcattattaaaatagcaaattaaAGGATGAATAATAGTATTATACCGACAGAAAACTGCAGCCCGGTGTTAGGTTACCATTGCCAGGAGAAAAAGGAAAGAAGGATAAATGGATATCTCACCCTTTGGTAAACGTCAGGATCGTTTTGTTCTTGGAGGATCACTAACTGAACCTTTGCTTGTGGACACTATTGAGAAAATTTCAACCTCAAAATGTCACTAATAATCAACTGGTGTAGCAGGTCATTGCATATGTATTTGTAGACATCGTATGATCACTTAGGTGCCTTTGACTGAATATCTTTAATGGAAATAAACTAGAATAAAATGGAATATCTTTGCATCAACTCACTCACAAAGCAGACTCTAGATGGGCAAGTCCAACTTGGTAAATTCTCGTGTTAATTTTTAACGCCATTATCTGGTAACACATTCTTTCACCATTGGACTTTGAACATTGTTCTTTTTTATTGCGATCAGAGTTCCTTTAGCTACTTCATTTTTAGTAATTCTATTTTGGCAAATCTATCATGGTTCTGTTAGTTACTTCATTTCAAGTACCTGTGTTTCAGGATTCTGTTTTATGTGCTAGTTCATATTTATTCTGTGAAGTTCTCTACTTTCTCTTTTCAGTCTCCTGTAATAATTCTGCTTAGTTCTGCATCTTTCACCAACATTCTTCTTTACTTAACACTGAAGTTTTTGTACTTTTATTGCATGACATTATGGTGTAGTATATTAAAGTTCTGGAGCTTAAGTACTTCATTACACACTGAAgtgctattttttttattattttgttgtgtttttttgtattttttttctgaTTTAGTTGTGTTAATAGAGTTCTGGAAAGTCTTCAGTACTGGAAAGCATAGTTGGGAAGGACTTCCTACCAAGGGGTTCAGGTAAAAACTGACTCCAACTTTATTTTTCTGCAAATTGTCTTGGTGATTTTAACTCTATTGCCTTTCACTGTCAAAAACTTGTAGGAATTGTTACTAGACGTCCCCTTGTTCTCCAGCTTCATAAGATTGATGGTGATAGAGAATATGCAGAGTTCATGCATCTTCCAAGAAAGAGGTTCACTGATTTTGGTAATCTCATCTGTTGATGGTGTTGATTTTAGCACGTTGGATAACATAGATGATCTTTATATGTAATGCTAAGACTCTAATATTATTGGTTCCTTGGTTCTTCTTGACCTTTGTAAATGCTAAATACTTGTAGTAAGACAATTTAAGTTATAAGACATTGTTGTGCTGGTTTATGATGTTGGAGTCTTAAACAGAGCAAGCTTTTCAATGACTTGTTAGTCCCCTTATTCAATTTGTATAAATGTACACCAATTATATTTGGTATATTTTGCATGCTTGTCAATGTATTTTATGCATCACATCTACATCTTCTATAAAATTCTTATTACATTCATATCTTATTCATTTTAATGCAGCTCTTGTTAGGAAGGAGATCCAAGATGAAACTGATAGAGAGACTGGTCGCACCAAGCATATCTCCCCTGTTCCAATTCATCTGAGTATTTATTCTCCTAATGGTGAGACTGTGATGCTAGAGCTAGACAAGTTTATGATTTTTGATGGATTTTATGAAGCTTATTGAAACCACATCAGTAAACCCATAACTTAATGTTTGCTAAGACACTTCTTGATATAAGACAATGTTTTTTATGTGCCAACTAAGTTGGCTGATTCATTTCTTACTA encodes the following:
- the LOC122043259 gene encoding E3 ubiquitin-protein ligase SP1-like, which gives rise to MIPWSGLGCSASAAVLWLLGRSNGRESDALKSVTRVNHLKDLAILLDTPCKVVPLVVTVTGKVDSETPINCEQSGLRGVIVEEMAEQHFLKHNEVGSWVQDSALMLTLSKEVPWFLDDGTGRVFVVGARGATGLVLTVASEVFEESGRSLARGTLDYLQGLKMLGVKRTEKILPTGTALTVVGEAAKDDAGKIRIQRPDKGPFYISPKNIDQLIANLGKWARWYHIASTGFTVVAIFLLAKHALQHVLEKRRRWELQKRVLAAAAARQACNSEGLNQESEKEPDNMNKNLALDICVICLEQEYNAVFVPCGHMCCCVTCSVHLTSCPLCRKRIDQAIKTFRH